From Proteiniborus sp. MB09-C3, the proteins below share one genomic window:
- the gcvT gene encoding glycine cleavage system aminomethyltransferase GcvT, whose amino-acid sequence MAEPRKTSLYNAHLKYGGKIVDYSGWALPVQYEGLTQEHEAVRTQAGLFDVSHMGEVDVTGPQALDFVQYLVTNDISVLNDNQIAYSFMCYPEGGVVDDLLVYKFSEDHYFLVINAANVQKDVDWINENAKGYDVNIKNLSDDISEVAIQGPNAQKILQKLTDTDLSEIGFFHLKRDVNVSGANCLISRTGYTGEDGFEIYFDNEHAEALWDKLMEAGKEEGLKPAGLGSRDTLRFEATLPLYGNELGKDITPLEAGYGMFVKLSKENFIGKDALAKQKAEGLKRKIVGFEMIDRGVPRHGYEVYADGKKIGFVTTGYFSPTLKKNIGFAMLDMDYTKLDTPIDIQVRNRSLKAKVVDKRFYQKHYKK is encoded by the coding sequence TTGGCAGAACCAAGAAAAACATCGCTTTACAATGCACATCTAAAGTATGGTGGCAAGATAGTTGATTATTCAGGATGGGCATTACCAGTACAGTATGAGGGTTTAACGCAAGAACATGAGGCAGTAAGAACACAAGCAGGATTATTTGATGTTTCACACATGGGAGAAGTAGACGTTACAGGACCACAAGCATTGGATTTTGTTCAATACTTAGTTACAAACGACATTTCAGTACTTAATGACAATCAAATAGCATATAGCTTTATGTGCTATCCAGAAGGAGGAGTTGTAGACGACCTTTTAGTTTACAAATTCTCAGAAGACCATTATTTCCTTGTAATTAATGCAGCTAATGTTCAAAAAGACGTGGACTGGATTAATGAAAATGCAAAAGGCTATGATGTTAATATTAAGAATCTTTCAGATGATATATCTGAAGTTGCTATTCAAGGACCTAATGCTCAGAAGATTCTTCAAAAGCTAACTGATACAGATCTTTCTGAAATAGGCTTTTTCCATCTAAAAAGAGATGTAAATGTATCAGGAGCAAATTGTTTAATATCAAGAACAGGATATACAGGAGAAGATGGATTTGAAATCTATTTTGATAATGAGCATGCAGAAGCTCTATGGGATAAGCTGATGGAGGCTGGAAAAGAAGAAGGACTTAAACCAGCAGGACTTGGCTCAAGAGATACACTAAGATTTGAAGCAACTCTCCCTCTTTATGGAAATGAACTTGGTAAGGATATTACTCCATTAGAAGCAGGATATGGAATGTTCGTAAAACTAAGCAAAGAAAACTTTATAGGAAAAGATGCCTTAGCAAAGCAAAAAGCAGAAGGATTAAAAAGAAAAATAGTAGGATTTGAAATGATCGATAGAGGTGTTCCTAGACACGGATACGAAGTTTATGCAGATGGAAAGAAAATAGGCTTCGTGACAACAGGATATTTTTCACCTACTTTAAAGAAAAACATAGGATTTGCAATGCTTGATATGGACTATACTAAGCTTGATACTCCAATTGATATACAAGTAAGAAATAGGAGCTTAAAAGCAAAAGTAGTAGATAAGAGATTTTATCAAAAACATTACAAGAAATAA
- the gcvH gene encoding glycine cleavage system protein GcvH — MKIVEGLLYSNDHEWIKVEGKEAYIGITDFAQHKLGEIVYVELPQVDDELNSGDVFSVVESVKAASDSYLPVSGKVVEANEELEGEPGLLNEDPYANWIAKIELSDESELEELMNAEEYEDFCSKEE; from the coding sequence ATGAAAATAGTTGAAGGTCTTTTATATTCAAATGATCATGAGTGGATTAAGGTAGAAGGAAAGGAAGCTTATATTGGAATTACAGATTTTGCACAACATAAACTAGGAGAGATTGTTTATGTTGAATTACCACAAGTTGACGATGAACTGAATTCAGGAGATGTTTTCTCAGTAGTTGAATCAGTTAAAGCAGCTTCAGATTCTTATCTTCCTGTATCAGGTAAAGTAGTTGAAGCAAATGAAGAGCTAGAGGGAGAACCAGGCCTACTTAACGAAGATCCATATGCGAACTGGATTGCTAAAATTGAGCTTTCAGATGAATCAGAACTTGAAGAATTAATGAATGCTGAGGAATACGAAGACTTCTGTAGTAAGGAGGAATAG
- the gcvPA gene encoding aminomethyl-transferring glycine dehydrogenase subunit GcvPA — translation MHRYIPNTEADKKRMLESIGVSSVSDLFSDIPDNLKLNRKLNICESMSEMEIVRHMENLTDKNKSVEELVCFLGAGAYDHYIPSIVKHLAMRSEFYTAYTPYQPEISQGTLQVIFEYQTMITSITGMDVTNASMYDGPTATAEAAIMACENTRRKSIIVSKTVNPETRKVLRTYLKVRDIEIIEVDMADGVTDVEKLKSLVDKNTAGVIVQSPNFFGILEDVTEVEKVIHENKGNLIMYVDPISLGILKTPGELGADIVVGEGQSLGNRLNYGGPHLGFLAATSKLVRKLPGRIVGQSVDVDGRRSFVLTLQAREQHIRRYKATSNICSNQGLNMVMAAIYMVTMGKKGLREVALQSTQKAHYAYNEMVKSGKFKPLFDKPFFKEFVVSSDIDASKVNKELLNKGILGGYELRKEYNELNNGLLFCVTEKRTKEEIDKLIGALEVM, via the coding sequence ATGCATAGATATATACCAAATACGGAGGCTGATAAGAAGCGAATGCTTGAAAGCATTGGTGTAAGCTCTGTCAGCGATTTGTTTTCAGACATACCAGATAACTTAAAATTAAATAGAAAGCTTAATATTTGTGAATCAATGTCTGAGATGGAGATTGTAAGGCATATGGAAAACCTTACAGATAAAAATAAAAGTGTAGAAGAATTAGTGTGCTTTCTAGGAGCAGGAGCATACGATCACTACATACCTTCAATAGTAAAGCATCTTGCTATGAGGTCTGAATTCTATACTGCTTATACTCCTTATCAGCCAGAAATAAGCCAAGGAACGCTACAGGTAATATTCGAATATCAAACTATGATAACTAGTATCACAGGTATGGATGTAACTAATGCATCTATGTATGATGGACCTACTGCAACGGCAGAGGCGGCTATAATGGCCTGCGAAAATACTAGACGTAAATCTATTATTGTATCAAAGACAGTTAATCCTGAAACTAGAAAAGTTCTTAGAACTTATCTGAAAGTAAGAGATATTGAAATAATAGAAGTGGATATGGCCGACGGCGTTACAGATGTAGAAAAATTAAAATCTCTAGTAGATAAAAATACTGCTGGAGTTATAGTTCAAAGTCCAAATTTCTTTGGAATACTAGAGGATGTAACTGAAGTTGAAAAGGTTATCCATGAAAATAAAGGAAACCTAATTATGTATGTTGACCCTATTTCACTAGGAATATTAAAAACTCCTGGAGAATTAGGGGCAGATATAGTAGTAGGTGAAGGACAATCTCTTGGAAATAGGCTAAACTATGGTGGACCACATCTAGGATTTTTAGCTGCTACTTCAAAGCTTGTCAGAAAGCTTCCTGGAAGAATAGTTGGCCAGTCTGTAGATGTGGATGGAAGGAGATCCTTTGTACTTACTCTTCAAGCAAGAGAGCAGCATATAAGAAGATATAAGGCTACTTCCAATATATGCTCTAACCAAGGCTTGAACATGGTTATGGCAGCTATATACATGGTAACAATGGGTAAGAAAGGGCTTAGAGAAGTTGCACTACAAAGCACACAAAAAGCACATTATGCTTATAATGAAATGGTTAAGTCCGGTAAATTTAAGCCATTATTCGATAAGCCATTCTTTAAAGAATTTGTAGTTTCAAGCGATATAGATGCTAGCAAAGTTAATAAAGAGCTTCTAAATAAAGGTATTCTTGGTGGATATGAGCTTAGAAAAGAATACAACGAGTTAAATAATGGGCTTCTTTTCTGTGTAACAGAAAAGAGAACAAAAGAAGAAATTGATAAGCTAATTGGCGCTTTGGAGGTGATGTAA
- the gcvPB gene encoding aminomethyl-transferring glycine dehydrogenase subunit GcvPB, which yields MLRNYDSLIFEISKEGRTAYSLPQNDVNELSLDSIIPSQFLNEREVDLPEVSEVDVVRHFVNLSNKNYGVDTGFYPLGSCTMKYNPKINEDMAALDGFADLHPYQPEETVQGALELMYNLETYLSEISGMARTTLQPAAGAHGELTGLMIIRAYHASRGDSKRTKIIVPDSAHGTNPSSAQVAGFDIVEIKSDKHGAVDIEALKAVLSDEIAGLMLTNPSTLGLFEKNIKEIADLVHEAGGLLYYDGANMNAIMGITRPGDMGFDVMHYNLHKTFSTPHGGGGPGSGPVGVKEDFIKFLPCPMIEKKGDMYTLNYDCPDSIGKMKGFYGHFGVMVRAYTYILSMGAEGLKEASETAVLNANYIMNKLKDHYYLPLDQICKHEFVLGGLKEDNLEVATLDIAKRLLDYGYHPPTVYFPLIVDQAIMVEPTETESVETLDGFIETMIKIAEEAEKDPNLLKEAPHNTPVRRIDEAKAAKDLILKWSK from the coding sequence ATGCTAAGAAATTACGATAGCTTGATATTTGAAATCTCCAAGGAAGGAAGAACAGCCTATAGCCTTCCCCAAAATGATGTAAATGAGCTTTCACTAGATTCAATCATACCAAGCCAATTTTTAAATGAGAGAGAGGTTGATTTACCAGAAGTAAGTGAAGTTGACGTGGTGAGACACTTTGTTAATCTTTCAAATAAAAACTATGGGGTAGATACAGGATTTTATCCATTAGGTTCATGTACTATGAAATATAACCCTAAAATAAATGAAGATATGGCAGCTCTTGATGGATTTGCTGACCTACATCCATATCAACCTGAAGAAACTGTACAAGGCGCACTAGAGCTTATGTATAACCTTGAAACATATCTTTCAGAAATATCAGGTATGGCTAGAACAACTTTACAGCCAGCAGCTGGGGCACATGGTGAGCTTACAGGACTTATGATTATAAGAGCTTATCATGCTTCTAGAGGAGATAGCAAGAGAACTAAAATAATAGTTCCAGACTCAGCTCACGGTACAAATCCTTCAAGTGCACAAGTTGCAGGGTTTGATATTGTAGAGATAAAATCAGATAAACATGGTGCAGTAGATATAGAGGCACTTAAAGCTGTATTAAGTGATGAAATTGCAGGTCTTATGCTCACAAATCCAAGTACTCTTGGATTGTTTGAAAAGAATATAAAAGAGATAGCTGATTTAGTACATGAGGCAGGCGGTCTATTATACTATGATGGCGCTAATATGAATGCTATCATGGGTATTACAAGACCTGGAGATATGGGCTTTGATGTAATGCACTACAATCTACACAAAACCTTCTCAACACCTCATGGTGGCGGAGGACCTGGAAGTGGCCCAGTTGGAGTAAAAGAAGATTTTATTAAGTTCCTTCCATGTCCAATGATAGAGAAAAAGGGTGATATGTATACTCTAAATTATGATTGTCCAGATTCAATAGGCAAAATGAAGGGCTTCTATGGACATTTTGGAGTGATGGTTAGAGCATATACCTATATATTGTCAATGGGTGCAGAAGGTCTTAAGGAAGCAAGTGAAACAGCTGTTCTTAATGCAAATTATATTATGAATAAGCTTAAGGATCACTACTACCTACCATTAGACCAAATCTGTAAGCATGAGTTTGTATTAGGTGGGCTAAAGGAAGATAATTTAGAAGTAGCTACACTAGATATTGCTAAGAGGCTTCTAGACTATGGCTACCATCCACCAACAGTATACTTCCCATTAATTGTTGATCAAGCAATAATGGTAGAACCTACTGAAACAGAAAGCGTTGAAACACTGGATGGCTTCATAGAAACTATGATTAAGATAGCTGAAGAAGCAGAAAAAGATCCTAATCTGTTAAAAGAAGCACCACATAATACACCAGTTAGAAGAATAGATGAAGCTAAGGCAGCAAAAGACCTTATCTTAAAATGGAGTAAATAA
- a CDS encoding hemolysin III family protein codes for MNELNKSLGVNEISKKAYSIKEEIASSITHGVGVLFSVVTLTILLIYAIWDKSTISIVAFSIYGFCSICLYTSSTLYHSFQNEKIKKILRVFDHSSIFLFIAGTYTPVTLLSMTGYWRIGILVAVWTIALFGIGFKIFTYNKFDKFKMVSVLMYVLMGWIVVIAVRPMLQMVPKGFFIWLLAGGIVYTLGTIFYSVKKIPYNHAIWHLFVLGGSVMHFLGIFIYLK; via the coding sequence ATGAATGAATTAAATAAATCTTTGGGAGTTAATGAAATTTCAAAGAAGGCTTACTCTATAAAGGAGGAAATAGCCAGCAGCATAACTCACGGCGTAGGTGTTCTATTTAGCGTAGTCACTTTGACTATTTTGCTCATATATGCTATTTGGGATAAAAGTACAATATCAATAGTGGCCTTCAGCATATATGGATTTTGCTCCATCTGTCTGTATACATCTTCAACCCTATATCATAGCTTTCAAAATGAAAAAATAAAAAAGATACTTAGAGTATTTGACCATTCTTCAATATTTTTATTTATTGCAGGTACTTATACTCCAGTTACATTGCTATCTATGACAGGATATTGGAGAATAGGTATATTAGTTGCTGTATGGACTATAGCGTTATTTGGCATAGGATTTAAGATATTCACCTATAATAAATTCGATAAGTTTAAAATGGTTTCTGTACTTATGTATGTGCTTATGGGCTGGATAGTAGTTATAGCAGTAAGGCCTATGCTGCAGATGGTGCCGAAAGGATTTTTCATTTGGTTATTGGCAGGTGGAATAGTCTATACATTAGGAACAATATTTTATTCAGTAAAGAAAATTCCTTATAACCATGCTATATGGCATTTATTTGTACTAGGCGGAAGTGTAATGCACTTTCTAGGAATATTTATATATTTGAAATGA
- a CDS encoding tetratricopeptide repeat protein, translating into MTEDIEKANDADEIVACLNCSSSVVEPEYKAPLCSECRDKLSNRPIPLWIKAFFGIIFIVTILSLIMFPALLKAGVAYERGARAENERKYITAMNEYERVLNKYPDSTLVLAKLSIAYYENDKIDKAIDAIDMIIGEEAEEDLIDRIDTVMDNIATFYFLNEGLNKILNSSEQDYYTEELVAQLETYVNEHPEDVAGKYYLADALYEFGEFDYAEILIREVINSKPEFHSAYFFLAAICREQERYDEALEYCKEVLSMNAENPGAYITISKIELKRNNDEVALEMAEKAYKLDKDNNQAVSNLSLAYHYNDMISERDNMFNLLVDKNAEYETEFLTSIFNGTYQWR; encoded by the coding sequence ATGACAGAGGATATCGAAAAAGCAAACGATGCTGATGAGATAGTTGCATGTTTGAATTGCAGTAGTTCAGTAGTAGAACCTGAGTATAAAGCACCTTTGTGTAGCGAGTGTAGGGACAAATTATCAAATCGTCCAATACCACTATGGATAAAAGCTTTCTTTGGTATTATATTTATTGTTACTATTCTATCTCTTATAATGTTTCCAGCTCTACTGAAAGCAGGTGTTGCTTATGAAAGAGGGGCTAGGGCTGAAAATGAAAGAAAATACATTACTGCTATGAATGAGTATGAAAGGGTTTTAAACAAGTATCCTGACTCAACTCTTGTTTTGGCTAAGCTTAGTATTGCATATTATGAGAATGATAAAATTGATAAAGCAATAGATGCAATTGATATGATAATAGGGGAAGAGGCAGAAGAAGACTTAATAGACAGGATTGATACTGTTATGGATAATATAGCTACATTTTATTTCCTCAATGAAGGCTTAAATAAAATATTGAATAGTTCAGAGCAGGACTATTATACTGAAGAACTTGTAGCTCAGCTAGAAACTTATGTGAATGAACATCCAGAAGATGTTGCAGGAAAGTATTATTTAGCAGATGCTCTATATGAGTTTGGAGAGTTTGATTATGCTGAAATTTTAATAAGAGAAGTTATTAATTCTAAACCTGAATTTCATTCTGCATACTTTTTTCTTGCCGCAATATGTAGGGAACAAGAAAGATACGATGAAGCTTTAGAATACTGCAAAGAAGTGTTGAGCATGAATGCTGAAAATCCAGGAGCATACATAACTATATCCAAAATAGAGCTTAAGAGAAATAATGACGAAGTTGCTTTGGAAATGGCAGAAAAAGCATATAAACTTGACAAAGATAACAATCAAGCTGTTTCAAATCTCTCTCTAGCTTATCATTATAACGATATGATAAGTGAAAGAGACAATATGTTTAATCTTCTTGTAGATAAAAATGCTGAATATGAAACCGAATTTTTGACATCAATTTTTAACGGAACATATCAATGGAGATAA
- a CDS encoding metalloprotease family protein: MFIIPGFLISIITFPGVIVHELAHQLFCKTSRIAIFDICYFRFGNPSGYVVHEEPKNAKQQILIGVGPFIVNTVIGALISLPAAIPVIKFKSGNILEYVLIWLGVSIAMHSFPSVQDAKSIWASIRKKETPIIVKIFGTPIVGIILICAIGSVAWLDLIYGMAVAMLLPNLLIKIIA, from the coding sequence ATGTTTATCATACCAGGATTTTTAATATCAATAATAACTTTTCCTGGAGTAATAGTTCATGAGCTTGCTCATCAACTGTTTTGCAAAACATCTAGGATTGCAATCTTTGATATTTGCTATTTTAGGTTTGGAAATCCATCAGGCTATGTGGTTCATGAAGAGCCTAAAAATGCGAAGCAGCAAATTCTAATAGGCGTAGGGCCTTTTATAGTAAATACGGTAATTGGTGCATTAATTTCACTGCCTGCTGCTATACCAGTTATTAAATTTAAGAGCGGGAATATTTTAGAATATGTATTGATTTGGCTTGGTGTGTCCATAGCTATGCATTCTTTTCCTAGTGTACAAGATGCAAAAAGCATATGGGCATCTATAAGAAAAAAAGAAACACCTATTATAGTTAAAATATTTGGGACTCCAATAGTTGGGATAATTTTAATATGTGCTATTGGCTCTGTGGCATGGCTTGACTTAATTTATGGAATGGCAGTTGCTATGCTCCTTCCTAATTTGCTTATTAAAATAATAGCGTAA
- a CDS encoding iron ABC transporter permease: MRTRADNCNSNNYLKFLILILIPIIAFLLSMTIGRYSVTINEIFEVVIAKALKRNIEYPEVIETVLFQVRIPRIIAAMIVGSALSISGTVYQGMFKNPMVSPDILGTSAGAGFGAALAILLSYNTVGVQISAFIFGIIAVFLTYFISIKIGRSSNFMFVLILAGILIGTIFQSFISLSKYMADPYNKLPAITFWLMGSLSSISRRDVFLLIIPFLLGTVPLFLIRWHLNTLSFGEEEAKSLGIDTKKLRFLVIICSTFLTASSVAVCGMIGWVGLIVPHIARMIVGPDFKVLLPASALIGSTYLLLVDNIARGAASIEIPLGILTSLIGAPFFIYLLYRTRKGLN, translated from the coding sequence GTGCGAACTAGGGCAGATAACTGCAATTCTAATAATTATCTCAAGTTTTTAATACTAATATTAATACCCATAATTGCCTTTTTGCTATCTATGACGATTGGAAGATACTCTGTAACTATTAATGAAATATTTGAAGTAGTAATAGCCAAAGCCCTAAAAAGAAATATAGAATACCCTGAGGTGATTGAGACAGTTTTATTTCAAGTTAGGATACCAAGGATTATAGCAGCCATGATTGTAGGAAGTGCACTATCAATATCAGGTACGGTATATCAAGGAATGTTTAAAAATCCAATGGTTTCTCCAGATATACTAGGAACTTCAGCAGGGGCAGGTTTTGGGGCTGCACTGGCTATATTGCTTTCTTATAATACTGTTGGGGTACAAATATCAGCATTTATATTCGGGATTATTGCGGTTTTTTTAACATACTTTATAAGTATAAAAATAGGTCGAAGCAGTAATTTTATGTTTGTTCTAATATTAGCAGGAATCTTAATAGGTACTATATTTCAATCATTTATATCGTTATCAAAGTACATGGCAGATCCATATAATAAGCTACCTGCTATAACATTTTGGCTTATGGGAAGCTTATCGTCTATAAGTAGAAGAGATGTATTCTTGCTTATAATACCTTTTTTGCTAGGGACTGTGCCTTTATTTTTGATAAGATGGCATTTAAATACTTTATCCTTTGGCGAAGAGGAGGCAAAGTCTTTAGGTATTGACACAAAGAAATTAAGGTTTTTGGTGATAATCTGCTCTACTTTTTTAACAGCTTCATCAGTGGCCGTATGTGGAATGATAGGATGGGTAGGTCTTATAGTTCCTCATATAGCACGGATGATAGTTGGACCTGACTTTAAGGTCTTGTTGCCTGCCTCAGCTCTTATAGGAAGCACATATTTATTACTAGTTGATAACATAGCTAGAGGTGCAGCATCTATAGAGATACCTCTTGGTATACTCACCTCTTTGATAGGGGCTCCTTTTTTTATTTATCTATTGTATAGAACAAGGAAGGGATTGAATTGA
- a CDS encoding ABC transporter ATP-binding protein, whose protein sequence is MKLEVINATCGYHDKTIIENLSFSVKAGDILCILGPNGVGKTTLFKTILGFLKLKGGEILLDGQDIFKWSRKEFAKAIGYVPQAHIPPFPYKVRDVVVMGRTAHLGIFSSPSKKDFDIAEKIIESLGISYLKDSIYTEISGGERQLVLIARALVQEPKILIMDEPTSNLDFGNQVRVLKHIKKLAERNIGVIMTSHFPNHAFMVSTTVLAMGRGNKFKSGKPDEVVTEELLHKIYNIELQINTIMDEKNKEELKVCVPIINS, encoded by the coding sequence TTGAAATTAGAAGTAATAAATGCCACTTGTGGCTATCATGATAAAACGATCATAGAAAACTTATCATTTAGTGTAAAAGCAGGAGATATACTTTGTATATTAGGACCAAATGGAGTAGGTAAAACTACGCTTTTTAAAACCATATTAGGCTTTTTAAAATTAAAAGGTGGAGAAATATTACTAGATGGCCAAGATATATTTAAATGGTCACGAAAAGAATTTGCGAAAGCAATAGGATATGTTCCTCAGGCTCATATTCCACCTTTTCCTTATAAGGTTAGAGATGTGGTAGTAATGGGAAGGACTGCACATTTAGGAATCTTCTCGTCACCATCTAAAAAAGATTTTGATATTGCAGAGAAAATAATAGAATCTTTAGGTATTTCATATTTGAAGGATAGTATTTATACAGAAATAAGCGGTGGGGAAAGGCAATTAGTACTCATAGCAAGAGCACTTGTACAAGAGCCTAAAATTCTTATAATGGATGAGCCTACCTCAAATTTAGATTTTGGTAATCAAGTGAGGGTTTTAAAGCATATAAAAAAGCTTGCAGAAAGAAATATAGGAGTAATCATGACATCTCATTTTCCAAACCATGCTTTTATGGTCTCTACTACAGTCCTTGCAATGGGTAGAGGGAATAAATTTAAGTCAGGAAAACCTGACGAAGTTGTTACAGAGGAGCTTCTACATAAGATATACAATATAGAGTTGCAGATTAACACAATAATGGATGAAAAAAACAAGGAAGAACTAAAAGTTTGTGTACCCATAATCAATAGCTAA
- a CDS encoding radical SAM protein — protein MLNDIMNMPDKELFLKAQEIGLGKTRINTGPVVITGECLTQPHCNHCKWDSFKMRNNQFSQKSSLETAIERGKLMESIGVNRVFTASGWMGYTVPDDYPYYIEALKNNTNMEVFGLFGAIDKESLKILKSAGMDGYQCGIESPNENIYKRFRPGGDTLEDRLKTLHYVKDLGLKVWSGFLVGLGEEKEDVIKGLQILKDLEPESLSILPFTPYPFTNMMAENPANPLHWARTVAQAHVYIPTANVFSDMKVGFYGEYSVLTGANGSYIFPKKS, from the coding sequence ATGTTGAATGATATCATGAATATGCCAGATAAAGAGCTTTTTTTAAAAGCTCAGGAAATTGGCTTGGGTAAAACCAGAATCAATACAGGGCCTGTAGTTATTACAGGAGAATGTCTGACTCAGCCACATTGTAATCATTGCAAATGGGATAGCTTTAAAATGAGAAACAATCAGTTTTCACAGAAAAGCTCCTTGGAAACTGCAATAGAGCGAGGAAAGCTAATGGAAAGCATAGGGGTTAATCGTGTATTTACTGCATCCGGTTGGATGGGCTATACTGTCCCTGATGATTATCCATACTATATTGAGGCCTTAAAGAATAATACTAATATGGAGGTATTTGGATTATTTGGGGCTATTGATAAAGAGAGCTTGAAGATACTAAAATCAGCAGGCATGGATGGTTATCAATGTGGGATAGAGTCTCCCAATGAAAATATATATAAGCGATTTCGCCCAGGAGGTGATACATTAGAAGATAGATTAAAAACGCTGCACTATGTGAAGGACTTAGGATTAAAAGTCTGGAGTGGTTTTCTAGTTGGACTTGGTGAGGAAAAAGAGGATGTGATCAAAGGCTTACAGATTCTAAAGGATTTAGAGCCTGAATCCCTATCTATTTTGCCGTTTACACCATATCCATTTACTAATATGATGGCTGAGAATCCAGCTAATCCACTTCATTGGGCAAGAACAGTTGCGCAGGCACATGTCTATATCCCGACAGCTAATGTATTTTCTGACATGAAAGTTGGTTTTTATGGTGAATATAGTGTACTGACTGGAGCAAATGGCAGCTATATTTTCCCTAAAAAATCCTAA
- a CDS encoding ABC transporter substrate-binding protein, whose translation MNKFKRHISILLAVFMLVALFSGCSNQNTVNPEKTENLEQKQEQPLEAKTKVVTNLDGTKIEVPVNVERVAALFGPSYEKVYILNAEDKIVAAGDFHKNGWPWSNVIYKKLDSVVVIENAHSSLNIEDLLKYEPQVVFYFPNPNAVASINKAGMVAVPMASTGKFEDTKDVLTLYADILGGEAVEIAKKYAEYFDEKVKMVTDITSQIPKEERPDVYFSNQEILWTAGKSSDIVEVIELAGGNCVHKDIEGGSKNEITIEQLLSWNPDYIFVDHAGSSGNASAEEVIDEMLDDEQYQNIKAIKNDNIYISPTGVFFWDSGQQKILMLMWMAKELYPEKFSNIDMLEELKYFYKEFYRYDLTDEETDKILRHLNP comes from the coding sequence ATGAATAAATTTAAGAGACATATAAGCATATTATTAGCTGTTTTTATGCTTGTAGCATTATTTAGTGGCTGTAGTAATCAAAATACTGTGAATCCAGAAAAAACAGAAAATCTAGAACAAAAACAAGAGCAACCCTTAGAAGCTAAAACTAAAGTAGTAACTAATCTTGATGGCACGAAAATCGAAGTACCTGTAAATGTAGAAAGAGTAGCTGCTCTATTTGGACCATCTTATGAGAAAGTCTACATTCTTAATGCTGAGGATAAAATTGTTGCTGCTGGAGACTTTCATAAAAATGGTTGGCCTTGGTCTAATGTGATTTATAAAAAGTTAGATTCAGTAGTAGTTATTGAGAATGCACATTCTAGCTTAAATATTGAAGATTTGCTAAAATATGAACCACAAGTCGTATTTTATTTTCCTAATCCAAATGCAGTTGCTTCTATCAACAAAGCAGGTATGGTTGCTGTTCCAATGGCATCTACAGGTAAATTTGAAGACACTAAAGATGTATTAACATTGTATGCAGATATATTAGGAGGAGAAGCAGTAGAAATAGCAAAAAAATATGCTGAATATTTTGATGAAAAGGTAAAAATGGTGACTGATATTACTTCTCAAATTCCTAAAGAAGAAAGACCTGATGTCTATTTTTCAAATCAAGAAATTCTATGGACAGCAGGAAAGAGCTCTGACATAGTAGAAGTAATCGAGCTTGCAGGAGGTAATTGTGTTCATAAAGATATAGAAGGTGGCTCTAAAAATGAAATTACAATTGAACAATTATTAAGCTGGAATCCTGATTATATTTTTGTAGATCATGCAGGTTCTTCAGGTAATGCCAGTGCAGAGGAAGTTATCGATGAGATGCTAGATGATGAGCAATATCAGAATATCAAAGCAATAAAAAATGATAATATATATATTTCTCCAACAGGTGTATTTTTCTGGGATTCAGGACAACAGAAGATATTAATGCTCATGTGGATGGCAAAGGAGTTATATCCAGAGAAATTTTCTAATATAGATATGTTAGAAGAATTAAAGTACTTCTATAAGGAATTTTATCGATATGATTTAACTGATGAAGAGACAGATAAAATTTTGAGACATTTAAATCCCTGA